A single region of the Biomphalaria glabrata chromosome 15, xgBioGlab47.1, whole genome shotgun sequence genome encodes:
- the LOC106055595 gene encoding A disintegrin and metalloproteinase with thrombospondin motifs 7-like, with the protein MCVQEIWLHLLFQLFLFKLSSQANDKVKGYWGEWGPFSQCSATCGPGFMKKERVWIHDPADGEKAQEKWTSIVNFACVDEKYPNCPEDGRWTGWTGWSACTKACGSGIRDRTRECYGQLYGGKDCDGENKQKEDCNPDPCPPLPKKFDLMQCKTDTNFTCESKKMCIPVFQKCDGTVQCHDGSDEMKCSFSRGHHGHIYYDLRRNGGSSNFVSIWWSCFGLVVMKPFFMLIF; encoded by the exons ATGTGTGTCCAAGAGATCTGGCTCCATCTACTGTTTCAGCTGTTCTTATTTAAACTATCTTCACAAG CCAATGATAAGGTCAAAGGTTACTGGGGTGAGTGGGGACCATTTAGTCAATGTAGCGCCACCTGTGGACCTGGTTTCATGAAAAAGGAGAGAGTATGGATTCACGACCCAGCTGATGGTGAGAAAGCACAGGAGAAGTGGACCTCTATTGTGAATTTTGCATGTGTGGATGAAAAGTACCCAAACTGTCCAG AGGATGGGAGGTGGACAGGTTGGACTGGCTGGAGTGCATGTACTAAAGCCTGTGGCAGTGGAATCCGAGACAGGACCAGGGAATGCTATGGCCAGCTGTACGGAGGCAAGGACTGTGACGGTgaaaacaaacagaaagaaGATTGTAATCCAGACCCTTGTCCTC caTTGCCTAAGAAATTTGACTTAATGCAATGTAAAACTGACACCAACTTTACCTGTGAGAGCAAGAAGATGTGCATACCTGTCTTTCAGAAGTGTGATGGCACTGTCCAGTGTCACGACGGCAGTGATGAGATGAAGTGTTCTTTTTCTAGAGGTCATCATGGCCATATTTATTATGATCTCCGAAGAAATG GTGGCTCTTCTAACTTTGTCAGCATTTGGTGGAGTTGCTTTGGTCTTGTTGTTATGAAACCTTTTTTCATGTTGATATTTTGA